Proteins encoded in a region of the Candidatus Aminicenantes bacterium genome:
- a CDS encoding sigma-70 family RNA polymerase sigma factor, translated as MSALFMGNRPLVGERFRRHGHRLVMNAISEKFFLFIKSSFAPRQKTELFEYICKHYQRRIAFYVSQIIPRDHDYYQDVCQEVMLKVYNHLDTFNPLHSFKAWLFQIARHQCLDLVKNKEEKRRKLRQGDPDLIGSGAGADPEQRLLRLELRERIDQVIGALPPLDREICYLRFYENLKYREIGAIIGLDVDAVKAKIHSLKVDLRRQLNR; from the coding sequence ATGAGTGCCTTATTTATGGGGAATAGGCCGTTGGTCGGCGAACGGTTCCGGCGTCATGGCCACCGGCTTGTCATGAACGCGATTTCGGAAAAGTTTTTCCTGTTCATCAAATCATCCTTCGCCCCGAGGCAGAAGACGGAACTGTTCGAATACATATGCAAGCATTACCAGCGGCGCATCGCCTTTTATGTCAGCCAGATCATCCCTCGCGATCATGACTACTACCAGGATGTCTGCCAGGAAGTGATGCTGAAGGTCTACAACCATCTCGATACGTTCAATCCGCTCCATTCCTTCAAGGCCTGGCTGTTCCAGATCGCCCGTCACCAGTGCCTCGACCTGGTCAAGAACAAGGAAGAAAAACGGCGAAAGCTCCGCCAGGGCGATCCCGACCTCATCGGCAGCGGAGCGGGCGCCGATCCGGAGCAGCGCCTGCTGCGCCTGGAGCTGCGCGAGCGCATAGACCAGGTCATCGGCGCGCTGCCGCCCCTCGACCGCGAAATCTGCTACCTGCGCTTCTATGAAAACCTGAAATACCGGGAAATCGGCGCCATCATCGGCTTGGATGTGGACGCGGTCAAGGCCAAGATCCATTCGCTGAAGGTCGATCTGCGCCGTCAGCTGAACCGCTGA
- a CDS encoding ATP-binding protein — protein sequence MSTDKNVEVRLPNSLAALSRLHDVVVQFCQRQSIHPDTEFKIDLALDEVVSNIVRYAYDDPQPHEIVVRLKGSRDSVRISVEDDGRPFNPLLVPEIDVNAALSERRPGGLGIHLVRRLLDQVRYQRRPAGNRLILIKRLGKEEKRT from the coding sequence ATGAGCACGGATAAAAACGTGGAAGTGCGGCTGCCCAACTCGCTGGCGGCACTGTCCCGTTTGCACGATGTCGTCGTCCAGTTCTGCCAACGCCAGTCCATCCATCCCGACACCGAGTTCAAGATCGACCTGGCGCTGGACGAGGTCGTCAGCAATATCGTTCGCTACGCCTATGACGACCCGCAGCCCCATGAAATCGTGGTCCGGCTCAAGGGCAGCCGCGACAGCGTCCGCATCAGCGTCGAGGACGACGGCCGTCCCTTCAACCCGCTGCTGGTGCCGGAGATCGATGTCAACGCCGCCCTGTCCGAGCGCCGCCCAGGCGGCTTGGGCATCCATCTGGTGCGGCGGCTGCTGGACCAGGTCCGCTACCAGCGCCGGCCGGCCGGCAACCGCCTGATCCTGATCAAACGGCTGGGAAAAGAGGAGAAACGCACATGA
- a CDS encoding STAS domain-containing protein produces MKVREGKIDPFALVEIVGRVNSENSETLKNYLQELGKREQRVLIDCSALEYISSSGLGALLVLLKLIQEIGGTLRLFSLSPRIAEVFSIAGFDKFFSIFPSLEAARSIKS; encoded by the coding sequence ATGAAGGTCCGCGAAGGAAAGATCGATCCGTTCGCTCTGGTGGAAATCGTCGGCCGGGTGAATTCCGAGAATTCGGAAACCCTCAAGAATTACCTGCAGGAGCTCGGCAAGCGCGAGCAGAGGGTTCTGATCGACTGTTCCGCATTGGAATACATCAGCAGCTCCGGCCTGGGGGCGCTGCTGGTGCTGCTCAAACTGATCCAGGAAATAGGAGGGACGCTGCGCCTCTTCAGCCTGTCGCCGCGCATCGCCGAGGTGTTTTCCATTGCCGGCTTCGACAAGTTTTTCTCGATTTTCCCGAGCCTGGAAGCCGCCCGCTCCATTAAAAGTTAA
- a CDS encoding methyltransferase: MRGLPTTTDTFYHGKVVIRQLKKGYRFAVDSPILAHFLPRAHAPALDIGCGVGVVSLLALQLKKFPAITGVEIQEPLYRLAVDNAQANGMSERFRVIHGDFVRIHAGLTSVQTIFCNPPFFKAGQGRVSPDPTIRLARFEIALNLNGLLHSSAAILAPRGKLFLIYPYSRLEELLAKAKAGGLFPARIRPVQPFIDAPPDRFLAQLERRAVRCRREKPLVIFREKGIYSAEMEKILAGA, translated from the coding sequence ATGCGCGGCCTGCCCACCACCACCGACACGTTCTACCACGGGAAGGTGGTGATCCGGCAATTGAAGAAGGGATACCGCTTCGCCGTCGATTCGCCCATCCTGGCCCATTTCCTGCCCCGCGCCCATGCCCCGGCCCTGGATATAGGCTGCGGAGTGGGGGTGGTATCGCTGCTGGCCCTGCAGCTGAAAAAGTTTCCCGCCATCACCGGCGTCGAGATCCAGGAACCGCTTTACCGGCTGGCGGTGGACAATGCCCAGGCCAACGGCATGAGCGAGCGCTTCCGCGTCATCCATGGCGATTTCGTCCGCATCCATGCCGGCTTGACCAGCGTGCAGACCATCTTCTGCAACCCGCCCTTCTTCAAGGCCGGCCAGGGGCGCGTCAGCCCCGACCCGACCATCCGCCTGGCGCGCTTCGAGATCGCCCTGAACCTGAACGGCCTGCTGCATTCCTCCGCCGCCATCCTGGCTCCGCGCGGGAAGCTGTTTTTGATCTATCCCTATTCGCGGCTGGAGGAACTGCTGGCTAAGGCCAAAGCGGGCGGCCTCTTCCCGGCGCGGATCCGTCCGGTGCAGCCGTTCATTGACGCCCCCCCCGACCGCTTCCTGGCGCAGCTGGAACGAAGAGCCGTCCGCTGCCGGCGCGAGAAGCCGCTGGTCATTTTCAGGGAGAAGGGGATTTATAGCGCGGAAATGGAAAAAATACTCGCCGGCGCGTAA